In one window of Brenneria goodwinii DNA:
- the gmhB gene encoding D-glycero-beta-D-manno-heptose 1,7-bisphosphate 7-phosphatase codes for MAQSVPAVFLDRDGTINVDHGYVHEIDQFQFIDGVIDAMRELKNMGFALVLVTNQSGIARGKFTEDQFMQLTEWMDWSLADRGVDLDGIYFCPHHPEYGNEEYRLVCDCRKPEPGMLISAQRHLNIDMAASYMVGDKAEDMQAAIAAGVGTKVLVRTGKPITEVGESLADDVINSLADLPQWIKTRTKSTK; via the coding sequence GTGGCACAGAGTGTTCCAGCAGTTTTTCTTGATCGTGACGGTACGATTAATGTCGATCACGGTTATGTTCATGAGATCGATCAGTTTCAATTCATTGACGGTGTTATTGATGCCATGCGTGAGTTGAAGAATATGGGATTCGCGTTAGTTCTGGTTACCAATCAATCGGGCATTGCCCGCGGTAAATTTACTGAAGATCAGTTTATGCAACTGACAGAATGGATGGATTGGTCTTTGGCCGACCGCGGTGTGGATTTGGATGGCATCTATTTCTGCCCGCATCATCCTGAATACGGAAATGAAGAGTATCGTCTGGTCTGCGATTGCCGCAAACCTGAACCGGGCATGCTGATTTCCGCACAGCGTCATCTGAATATCGATATGGCCGCTTCCTATATGGTAGGTGATAAAGCTGAAGATATGCAGGCTGCAATCGCCGCCGGCGTGGGAACCAAAGTTTTGGTTCGTACGGGTAAGCCCATCACCGAAGTGGGGGAGTCTTTGGCTGATGACGTTATCAATAGCCTTGCCGATCTGCCTCAGTGGATAAAAACGCGCACTAAATCGACCAAGTGA
- a CDS encoding methionine ABC transporter permease MetI gives MSEAMMWLMARGVWETVAMTLVSGFFGFVLGLPVGVLLYTTRPGQIISNPKLYRGLSALVNIFRSIPFIILLVWMIPFTRIIVGTSIGLQAAIVPLTVGAAPFIARMVENALLEIPTGLIEASRAMGATPMQIIRKILLPEALPSLINAATITLITLVGYSAMGGAVGAGGLGQIGYQYGYIGYNATVMNTVLILLVILVYLIQFCGDRAVKAVTHK, from the coding sequence ATGTCTGAAGCCATGATGTGGCTAATGGCCCGTGGTGTGTGGGAAACCGTGGCAATGACATTGGTTTCCGGCTTTTTTGGTTTTGTGCTTGGCCTGCCGGTGGGCGTGCTGCTTTACACCACCCGACCGGGGCAAATTATCTCTAACCCCAAACTTTACCGGGGGCTTTCAGCCCTGGTAAATATTTTCCGCTCAATTCCTTTTATCATTTTACTGGTATGGATGATTCCATTCACCCGCATCATTGTCGGTACATCCATCGGTCTGCAAGCCGCAATTGTTCCATTAACCGTCGGCGCGGCGCCTTTTATTGCCCGTATGGTAGAAAACGCGCTGCTGGAGATTCCAACAGGATTGATTGAAGCGTCACGAGCCATGGGAGCGACGCCCATGCAAATCATCAGAAAAATACTGTTGCCAGAAGCATTACCGAGTCTGATTAACGCCGCGACCATCACGCTCATCACACTTGTGGGTTATTCCGCGATGGGCGGCGCCGTTGGCGCGGGCGGCTTAGGTCAAATTGGTTATCAGTATGGTTATATTGGTTATAACGCGACAGTGATGAATACTGTATTAATATTGTTGGTTATTCTGGTTTATCTGATTCAATTCTGTGGCGACCGCGCAGTAAAAGCCGTCACACATAAGTAA
- a CDS encoding tRNA/rRNA methyltransferase, translating into MSDSFNSKSGKVRVMYVRSDDEGEKENKNKRPAGKDRRSEGGRGRRDDAGSRDKPQHPRDKNPRYARENPSRDGEKSPWGKDRSERNGERAERPRRPRGEERDTSDSPWKTISRAPGEEAEFDHGGISGKSQIDPAQLRRQRQEETRVYGENACQALFNSRPDSIVRAWFLQEVTPRFREALRWMAANRKAYHVVDDDELTKASGTEHHGGVCFLIKKRQGMDIHEYLKTAGERDCVLALQDAGNPHNLGGIMRSCAHFGVNGLLVQDATMLESGAAVRTAEGGAEHVKAISADDPIAAFDEFRKAGYTIVTTSSHKGTALSKTLFPAKTVIVLGQEGDGLSDSAWLQGDTTISIDGTGRVESLNISVATGILLSEWWRQNQA; encoded by the coding sequence ATGAGCGATTCATTCAATAGTAAGAGCGGCAAAGTCCGTGTGATGTACGTCCGTAGCGATGATGAGGGCGAGAAAGAGAACAAAAACAAGCGTCCTGCTGGTAAAGATCGTCGCAGTGAGGGTGGGCGCGGCCGGCGTGATGATGCGGGTTCCCGTGATAAGCCCCAGCATCCCCGAGATAAAAACCCGCGCTACGCCCGCGAGAACCCTTCGCGTGATGGCGAGAAAAGCCCATGGGGCAAGGATCGCAGCGAGCGCAACGGCGAACGCGCAGAGCGGCCGCGTCGTCCGCGTGGCGAAGAGCGTGATACCAGTGATTCGCCCTGGAAAACGATTTCTCGTGCGCCGGGTGAAGAGGCTGAGTTCGATCATGGCGGGATCAGCGGGAAAAGCCAGATAGATCCTGCGCAGTTGCGTCGTCAGCGTCAGGAAGAAACGCGGGTTTATGGTGAGAATGCCTGCCAGGCGTTGTTTAACAGCCGTCCGGATTCCATTGTCCGCGCCTGGTTTTTGCAAGAAGTGACGCCGCGTTTTCGTGAAGCCCTTCGTTGGATGGCGGCCAATCGCAAAGCCTATCATGTCGTCGACGATGATGAATTGACCAAAGCCTCCGGCACCGAGCACCATGGCGGCGTATGCTTCCTGATTAAGAAGCGTCAGGGGATGGATATTCATGAGTATCTGAAAACGGCTGGCGAGCGTGATTGCGTCCTGGCATTGCAAGATGCCGGCAATCCTCACAACCTTGGCGGTATTATGCGAAGCTGCGCGCATTTCGGCGTGAATGGCCTGCTGGTTCAGGATGCGACAATGCTGGAGTCCGGGGCGGCGGTACGCACTGCCGAAGGCGGAGCCGAGCACGTTAAAGCGATCAGCGCTGATGACCCTATCGCGGCGTTCGATGAGTTCCGTAAAGCCGGGTATACCATTGTGACAACCTCCAGCCACAAAGGAACGGCATTGTCGAAAACCCTGTTTCCGGCTAAAACCGTGATTGTGCTGGGGCAGGAGGGGGATGGTCTGTCCGACAGCGCCTGGCTACAGGGTGATACCACTATCTCGATCGACGGCACGGGGAGGGTTGAAAGTCTGAACATTTCCGTTGCGACAGGTATTTTGTTGTCCGAATGGTGGCGGCAGAATCAAGCCTGA
- the trxC gene encoding thioredoxin TrxC, with product MNTVCASCHTTNRLPEDRIDDHPKCGNCGEPLFTGEVINATEATLDKLLQDDLPVVIDFWAPWCSPCVNFAPVFQSVAQERGDKIRFIKVNTESEPALSSRYRIRTIPTLMLFKQGKLVDMLNGALPKAPFEGWLDESL from the coding sequence ATGAATACGGTATGTGCATCTTGCCACACAACAAACCGTCTGCCCGAAGATCGTATTGACGACCACCCTAAATGCGGCAATTGCGGCGAACCTCTATTCACGGGTGAAGTTATTAATGCCACCGAAGCAACGCTGGATAAGCTGCTGCAGGATGATCTGCCGGTTGTCATCGACTTCTGGGCGCCCTGGTGTAGCCCTTGTGTCAACTTTGCCCCCGTATTTCAGAGTGTCGCACAGGAGCGCGGCGACAAAATACGCTTCATTAAGGTTAATACCGAATCAGAGCCCGCGCTTAGCTCACGCTATCGCATTCGCACCATCCCAACCCTGATGCTGTTTAAGCAGGGGAAACTGGTCGATATGCTCAATGGCGCGCTTCCTAAAGCACCGTTTGAAGGCTGGCTCGACGAATCGCTGTAA
- a CDS encoding DUF3574 domain-containing protein: protein MTRKKSHYAALSLLLGTLFMSGCSQPLPTPDTDRAAPYACHIGDKMVQTTLYFGLNRPAGPPVSDAEWKDFVDNEVTPRFKDGLTIFDTRGQWLGQNGAVVRENSKALLLIHGSEQESAVEALRTAYKTRFAQESVMRIDAPECVAF, encoded by the coding sequence ATGACACGGAAAAAATCACACTATGCAGCGCTATCGCTGCTCCTGGGAACACTTTTTATGAGCGGCTGTTCTCAGCCATTGCCTACCCCTGATACCGATCGCGCTGCGCCATATGCCTGCCATATCGGAGATAAAATGGTGCAAACCACCCTCTATTTCGGTCTGAACCGCCCGGCTGGCCCACCGGTTTCCGATGCGGAATGGAAGGACTTTGTCGATAACGAGGTCACGCCGCGGTTTAAAGACGGGTTAACGATTTTTGATACCAGGGGACAGTGGCTGGGTCAGAATGGCGCTGTGGTGCGGGAAAACAGCAAAGCGCTGCTGCTTATTCATGGATCTGAACAGGAAAGCGCTGTAGAAGCGTTGCGTACAGCATACAAAACACGCTTTGCCCAGGAATCGGTCATGCGGATTGATGCGCCGGAGTGTGTCGCTTTTTAA
- the rcsF gene encoding Rcs stress response system protein RcsF, with protein sequence MRALPLILLAMSLTGCSLLQKSPAPEHPPVSEHKVEPAAKPKPAPRPAAPAVLYKSAEELVGTPFRDMGEVSGSSCQVSVQDAPPNIATARKRMQTRATAIKANAVLLHECQIISGVAGCYRQAVCQGSALQVSNQ encoded by the coding sequence ATGCGCGCCCTACCGCTTATTCTGTTAGCAATGTCGCTAACAGGATGTTCTCTATTACAAAAGTCACCAGCCCCGGAGCATCCACCCGTCAGCGAACATAAAGTCGAACCGGCGGCTAAACCCAAACCGGCTCCCCGGCCTGCCGCTCCGGCAGTGTTATACAAGAGTGCCGAAGAATTGGTTGGCACCCCGTTCCGTGATATGGGCGAAGTTTCCGGCTCATCCTGTCAGGTAAGCGTTCAAGACGCGCCCCCCAACATCGCCACCGCCCGCAAAAGAATGCAGACCCGTGCAACCGCCATCAAAGCCAATGCCGTTCTGCTGCATGAATGTCAGATTATCAGCGGCGTCGCCGGCTGTTATCGTCAAGCGGTTTGCCAAGGCTCGGCATTACAAGTTTCCAATCAATGA
- a CDS encoding MetQ/NlpA family lipoprotein, with amino-acid sequence MAIKLKSIAAVGALIGALAIAGCGQEEKDPNHIKVGVIVGAEQQVAEVAQKVAKDKYGLDVELVTFNDYVLPNEALSKGDIDLNAFQHKPYLDQQIKDRGYKLVSVGNTFVYPIAGYSKKIKSLDELQDGSQVAVPNDPTNLGRTLLLLQKVGLIKLKENVGLLPTVLDVTENPKNLKIVELEAPQLPRSLDDAQIALAVINTTYASQINLTPTKDGLFVEEKDSPYVNLLVSREDNKDAENVKKFVQAYQSDEVNDAANKIFNGGAVKGW; translated from the coding sequence ATGGCGATCAAATTGAAATCCATCGCAGCCGTCGGCGCATTGATTGGCGCTCTGGCTATAGCGGGATGCGGTCAGGAAGAAAAAGACCCTAATCATATTAAAGTGGGTGTCATTGTTGGCGCAGAGCAACAAGTTGCGGAAGTCGCCCAAAAAGTGGCAAAAGATAAATACGGTTTGGATGTTGAGTTAGTCACGTTCAATGATTATGTATTGCCGAATGAAGCATTGAGCAAAGGCGACATCGATCTGAATGCTTTCCAGCATAAACCCTATCTGGATCAACAAATTAAAGATCGTGGTTATAAGCTGGTTTCCGTGGGCAACACCTTCGTGTATCCCATTGCCGGTTACTCCAAAAAAATAAAATCACTGGATGAATTACAGGACGGCTCTCAGGTCGCGGTGCCAAACGACCCAACGAACCTGGGCCGGACGTTACTGCTGTTGCAGAAAGTGGGGTTGATTAAACTGAAAGAAAACGTTGGTCTGTTGCCGACGGTTCTGGATGTAACGGAAAATCCGAAAAACCTCAAAATTGTTGAGCTGGAAGCGCCGCAGTTGCCACGTTCGCTGGATGACGCCCAGATCGCATTGGCGGTTATCAACACCACTTATGCCAGCCAGATTAACCTGACGCCGACCAAAGATGGTCTATTTGTTGAGGAAAAAGATTCTCCTTATGTAAACCTTTTGGTTTCTCGTGAAGATAATAAAGACGCCGAGAATGTGAAAAAATTCGTCCAGGCGTATCAGTCAGATGAAGTGAATGACGCGGCCAATAAAATCTTTAATGGCGGCGCCGTTAAAGGTTGGTAA
- a CDS encoding bifunctional acetate--CoA ligase family protein/GNAT family N-acetyltransferase, protein MSQRGLEALLRPKSIAVVGASEKPGRAGFLLMRNLLDGNFNGPILPVTPKYRAVCGVLAYPNVASLPITPDLAILCTNASRNLALLEEIGQSGCKTVIILSAPPSQFSELRACATRYNIRFLGPNSLGLLAPWQGFNASFSPVPTLKGKLAFISQSAAVSNTILDWAQQRGIGFSYFIALGDSLDIDVDDLLDFLARDGKTSAILLHLEHISDARRFLSSARSAARNKPILVIKSGRSRQAQLLLNDKRQGSDAAYDAAIQRAGLLRVRDTHELFSAVETLSHLRPLQGERLLLVSNGASPAAQALDQLLNRQGKLAVLSETTQQALREQLPEHVTIGNPLNLGDEATVERYLTAVSVLLDSNDFDALLIIYSPSAAAPGTESAAQLIRLFQQHPRGKRLTLLTNWSGEFSSQAARRLFNEAGIPTYRTPEGAVTAFMHIVEYRRNQKQLMETPALPQDLSSNTDRAHELIHQALANGITQLDTHEVQPILQAYGLNTLPTWIANDSTEAVYIAEQIGYPVAIKLRSPDIAHKSEVQGVMLYLRTAREVQLAAEAILDRVKQTYPQARILGLLVQSMANRAGAQELRVAVEQDPVFGPLIMLGDGGVEWQENRVAVALPPLNMTLARYLVLQAVNRGNIHRRSALRSLDIPALSQLLVQVSNLILDCPEITRLDIHPLLASGDEFTLLDVTLHLTPFSGDPQSRLAIRPYPQNLEEAVTLKDNSTCLFRPILPEDEPLLSQFIAKVTKEDLYYRYFSEISEFNHEDLAYMTQIDYDREMAFVAIRQMGNDDEIIGVTRAISDPDNTNAEFAVLVRSDLKGLGLGRRLLEKLIHYARLHGLARLNGITMPHNQGMITLAKKLGFNVNVQLEEGIVTLELPLKV, encoded by the coding sequence ATGAGCCAGCGCGGATTGGAAGCACTATTACGTCCTAAGTCGATAGCGGTTGTGGGCGCCTCGGAAAAACCGGGACGCGCAGGCTTTCTGTTGATGAGAAACCTGCTGGATGGCAACTTCAACGGGCCGATTCTTCCCGTTACCCCCAAATATCGCGCCGTCTGCGGTGTGTTGGCCTATCCGAATGTCGCCAGTTTACCGATTACGCCCGATCTTGCCATCCTTTGCACCAACGCCAGCCGCAATCTGGCGTTGCTGGAAGAGATCGGGCAGTCCGGTTGCAAAACCGTCATTATTTTATCCGCTCCGCCCTCTCAGTTCAGCGAATTAAGAGCCTGTGCGACTCGCTATAACATACGGTTTTTAGGCCCGAACAGCCTGGGTTTGCTCGCGCCCTGGCAAGGATTCAACGCCAGTTTCTCGCCGGTTCCCACGCTGAAAGGCAAGCTGGCGTTTATTTCTCAATCCGCCGCGGTATCAAACACCATTCTGGACTGGGCTCAGCAACGTGGAATTGGTTTCTCCTATTTTATTGCACTGGGCGACAGCCTGGATATCGATGTCGATGATCTGCTGGACTTCTTAGCCCGCGACGGCAAGACCAGTGCGATTCTGCTGCACCTCGAACACATCAGCGATGCCCGGCGTTTCCTTTCATCCGCCCGCAGTGCTGCAAGAAACAAACCGATCTTGGTGATCAAAAGCGGACGCAGCCGGCAGGCGCAACTGCTGCTCAACGACAAGCGTCAAGGATCTGACGCGGCCTACGATGCGGCGATTCAACGCGCGGGACTACTGCGGGTACGCGATACCCATGAGCTGTTCTCGGCGGTGGAAACGCTCAGCCATCTGCGGCCCTTACAGGGCGAACGTTTACTGTTGGTCAGCAATGGCGCATCGCCGGCGGCGCAGGCGCTTGATCAGTTGCTGAATAGACAAGGGAAACTGGCCGTACTCAGCGAAACCACGCAACAGGCGCTGCGCGAACAGCTACCGGAACACGTCACGATCGGCAATCCGCTTAATCTCGGTGACGAGGCGACGGTCGAACGCTATCTGACCGCCGTGTCTGTTTTACTGGATAGCAATGACTTTGACGCGCTGCTTATCATTTATTCTCCCAGCGCCGCCGCGCCGGGAACCGAAAGCGCCGCACAGCTGATTAGGCTTTTTCAGCAACATCCGCGCGGCAAACGCCTGACGCTGCTGACCAACTGGTCCGGCGAATTTTCGTCACAAGCGGCCCGGCGTTTATTCAATGAGGCCGGCATTCCCACCTACCGCACGCCAGAAGGCGCCGTGACAGCGTTTATGCACATTGTCGAATACCGGCGTAACCAAAAGCAACTGATGGAAACCCCCGCGCTGCCACAGGATTTGTCGAGCAATACAGATCGGGCGCATGAGCTTATCCATCAGGCGCTGGCGAACGGCATCACTCAGTTAGACACCCACGAAGTCCAGCCAATCCTGCAGGCTTACGGCTTAAACACGCTGCCGACCTGGATTGCCAACGACAGTACCGAAGCGGTATACATCGCCGAACAGATCGGCTATCCGGTCGCCATTAAGCTGCGCTCGCCAGACATTGCGCATAAATCGGAGGTCCAGGGCGTCATGCTCTATCTGCGCACCGCCAGAGAAGTCCAACTGGCGGCGGAAGCGATTCTCGATAGGGTGAAACAGACTTATCCTCAGGCGCGCATCCTCGGTTTGCTGGTACAAAGCATGGCAAACCGGGCCGGCGCCCAGGAACTGCGGGTGGCCGTTGAGCAGGATCCGGTATTCGGGCCATTAATCATGCTGGGCGATGGCGGTGTTGAATGGCAAGAGAACCGGGTCGCCGTCGCGCTACCGCCGTTAAATATGACGTTGGCTCGCTATCTGGTGCTACAGGCGGTAAACAGAGGGAACATTCATCGCCGCAGCGCGCTGCGTTCTTTGGATATTCCCGCGCTCAGCCAGTTGCTGGTACAGGTTTCCAACCTGATCCTCGACTGCCCAGAAATAACCCGGCTGGATATTCATCCTCTGCTGGCCTCTGGCGATGAGTTTACCCTGCTGGATGTTACGCTTCATCTGACGCCGTTTAGCGGCGACCCGCAGTCAAGATTGGCTATCCGGCCTTATCCGCAGAATCTGGAAGAAGCCGTTACGCTAAAAGATAACTCGACCTGCCTATTCCGCCCTATTTTGCCCGAAGATGAACCGTTACTGAGTCAATTCATCGCAAAAGTCACAAAAGAAGATCTGTATTATCGTTACTTCAGCGAAATCAGTGAATTTAATCATGAAGATTTAGCCTATATGACGCAGATTGACTACGATCGGGAAATGGCGTTTGTCGCGATTCGTCAGATGGGAAATGATGACGAAATTATCGGCGTGACAAGGGCCATATCCGATCCCGACAATACCAATGCCGAATTCGCTGTTCTGGTACGTTCCGATTTGAAAGGACTGGGGCTGGGCAGACGCCTGCTGGAAAAGCTGATTCACTATGCCAGGCTACACGGGCTAGCGCGGTTGAACGGGATCACCATGCCGCATAATCAAGGAATGATTACGCTGGCGAAGAAGCTTGGCTTTAATGTCAATGTGCAGTTGGAAGAGGGTATTGTCACGCTGGAATTGCCGTTGAAAGTTTAA
- the pssA gene encoding CDP-diacylglycerol--serine O-phosphatidyltransferase: MLSKLKRNKYQQHLAQLPKIPQTADDVQTLHTPELFRTTLVNSILQARKRIYLVALYLEHDDGGMGILSAVYEAKRQCPELDVRILVDWHRAQRGRIGAAAENTNADWYCDMAQKHADTQFPIYGVPVNTREALGVLHLKGFIIDDTVIYSGASLNDVYLHQHDKYRYDRYQIIHNPILADTMAQYIQDILSASAIHRLDRSDRPKSLEIKNETRQFRQSLRTTNYHTPDCGDVNDRLTVTPLVGLGKKSPLNTTIHHLMYCTDNHLVMCTPYFNLPALLVRNIIRLLREGKKVEIIIGDKTANDFYIPEDQPFKIIGALPYLYEINLRRFLSRLQRYIDNQQLVVRLWKDGDNSFHLKGMWVDDKWQLLTGNNLNPRAWRLDLENAILIHDPKKVLLAQRLQELESIRIHTHVIANYMELESIAQYPVKVRKLIRRLRRIRIDRLISRIL; encoded by the coding sequence ATGTTGTCAAAACTTAAACGCAATAAATACCAACAACACCTTGCACAACTGCCCAAAATCCCTCAGACAGCTGATGACGTTCAGACACTCCACACACCTGAACTCTTCCGTACAACGCTGGTAAATAGCATTCTGCAGGCCAGAAAACGTATTTATCTGGTGGCGTTATATCTGGAACACGACGATGGCGGTATGGGGATTTTGTCTGCGGTATATGAAGCCAAACGGCAGTGTCCTGAACTTGATGTGCGCATATTGGTAGACTGGCATCGCGCGCAGCGCGGACGAATAGGCGCAGCGGCAGAAAATACCAATGCCGACTGGTATTGCGATATGGCGCAAAAACACGCCGACACGCAATTTCCTATCTATGGCGTTCCCGTTAATACGCGTGAGGCGCTGGGCGTTCTGCACCTGAAAGGCTTTATTATCGATGATACCGTGATATACAGCGGTGCGAGCCTGAACGACGTCTATCTCCATCAACACGATAAATACCGCTACGACCGCTATCAGATCATTCATAATCCAATACTGGCCGATACCATGGCGCAGTATATTCAAGATATTCTGTCAGCATCCGCAATACATCGGTTAGATCGCAGCGATCGGCCTAAAAGCCTGGAAATCAAAAATGAAACCCGGCAATTTAGACAGTCATTGCGTACAACGAACTACCATACGCCGGACTGCGGTGATGTTAACGATCGGCTGACCGTTACGCCATTAGTGGGGCTAGGTAAAAAAAGCCCGTTGAATACAACCATTCATCACTTAATGTATTGTACAGATAATCATCTGGTGATGTGCACGCCATACTTTAACCTGCCCGCCCTGCTGGTCAGAAACATTATTCGATTACTGCGGGAAGGGAAAAAGGTTGAAATCATTATTGGTGATAAAACCGCGAATGATTTTTATATTCCAGAAGATCAACCGTTCAAGATCATTGGCGCTTTACCTTACCTTTATGAAATCAACCTGCGCCGATTCCTGAGCCGTTTGCAGCGTTATATTGATAACCAGCAGCTCGTCGTGCGCTTGTGGAAAGACGGTGACAATAGCTTCCATCTTAAAGGTATGTGGGTTGATGATAAATGGCAGTTACTGACCGGAAATAATCTTAATCCGCGCGCCTGGCGCCTGGATCTGGAAAACGCCATTCTCATTCACGATCCTAAAAAGGTCTTGCTGGCGCAGCGATTACAGGAGCTGGAAAGCATCCGGATACATACCCATGTGATAGCAAACTACATGGAGCTGGAAAGCATTGCGCAATATCCGGTAAAAGTGCGTAAACTCATTCGACGCTTACGCCGCATCCGTATAGATCGCCTAATCAGCCGCATCCTCTAA
- a CDS encoding tRNA-uridine aminocarboxypropyltransferase produces MINNAVLRLRQQRLELSTKPFRARGCRVVRCQRCLLPAANCLCHTIQPRPARSRFCLVMFDTEPLKPSNTGRLIADILPETQAFRWSRTSPDPQLLAALGDPDYQPYLIFLADDTEEERQIFQQLPSQGKPPLFVLLDGTWPEARKMFRKSPYLDKLPMLSLHVDALSRYQLREASNAGQHCTAEIAIALLGQAGDSIAAQALANHFDRFRKHYLAGKSHHTLRELSPSITA; encoded by the coding sequence ATGATTAACAATGCCGTTCTTCGCCTGCGCCAGCAACGTCTTGAGCTGTCTACCAAACCATTTCGCGCCCGAGGATGCCGTGTCGTACGCTGTCAGCGCTGTCTGCTGCCGGCCGCAAACTGTCTGTGTCACACGATTCAGCCACGCCCTGCCCGTAGCCGTTTTTGTCTGGTGATGTTCGATACAGAACCGCTAAAACCGAGCAATACCGGGCGCTTGATCGCCGATATCCTGCCGGAAACGCAGGCATTTCGCTGGTCCCGTACCTCGCCCGATCCGCAGTTGCTCGCCGCGCTCGGCGATCCGGATTACCAACCCTATCTGATCTTTCTGGCTGATGATACCGAAGAAGAGCGTCAGATTTTCCAGCAATTACCCTCGCAGGGCAAACCGCCGCTATTTGTTCTGCTGGACGGCACCTGGCCGGAAGCGCGCAAAATGTTCCGTAAAAGCCCTTATCTGGATAAGCTGCCCATGCTATCGCTGCATGTCGATGCGCTTTCCCGCTACCAGCTTCGAGAAGCCAGCAACGCCGGACAGCATTGTACCGCAGAAATCGCCATCGCTCTGCTTGGGCAAGCCGGAGATTCCATCGCGGCGCAAGCGCTAGCGAATCATTTCGATCGTTTCCGTAAACACTATCTGGCAGGGAAATCTCATCATACCTTACGGGAACTTTCCCCCTCCATCACAGCATAA
- the metN gene encoding methionine ABC transporter ATP-binding protein MetN yields MIELSNITKVFQQNGREITALANVNLHVPKGQIYGVIGSSGAGKSTLIRCVNLLERPTQGTVLVDGQDLTKLSENQLTQARRQIGMIFQHFNLLSSRTVFGNIALPLELDNTPKSEITRRVNELLDLVGLSDKHDAYPANLSGGQKQRVAIARSLASNPKVLLCDEATSALDPATTRSILTLLKDINRRLGLTILLITHEMDVVKRICDQVAVISDGCLIEQDTVGQLFSHPKTPLAQKFIHSTLHLDIPEDYVERMTPTQREGSVPLLRMEFTGQSVDAPLLSEVARRFNINNNIISAQMDYAGGVKFGIMLAEMHGQEADTLAAIKFLQDHHANIEVLGYV; encoded by the coding sequence ATGATTGAACTTTCTAATATTACTAAGGTTTTTCAGCAAAACGGGCGAGAAATCACCGCGCTTGCCAATGTAAACCTTCATGTTCCCAAAGGACAAATCTATGGCGTTATCGGCTCATCGGGTGCCGGTAAAAGCACGTTGATTCGCTGCGTCAATTTATTAGAACGGCCAACTCAAGGCACCGTGCTGGTTGATGGGCAGGATCTGACGAAACTATCAGAAAACCAGCTAACACAAGCTCGCCGTCAAATTGGGATGATTTTTCAACATTTTAATTTGCTTTCGTCGCGCACGGTTTTCGGCAATATCGCCCTTCCGCTGGAACTTGATAACACGCCAAAGAGCGAAATTACCCGCCGGGTGAATGAATTACTGGATTTGGTGGGTCTGTCAGACAAGCACGACGCCTACCCCGCCAACCTTTCGGGCGGACAAAAGCAGCGTGTAGCCATTGCCCGTTCATTAGCCAGTAACCCTAAAGTTTTGTTGTGCGACGAAGCAACCAGCGCGTTGGATCCGGCAACGACCCGATCCATTTTGACGTTACTTAAAGATATCAATCGTCGTCTGGGACTGACGATCCTATTAATCACCCACGAAATGGATGTCGTAAAACGTATTTGCGACCAGGTCGCCGTGATCAGCGATGGGTGTCTGATTGAGCAGGACACGGTGGGACAATTGTTCTCCCACCCCAAAACCCCGCTGGCGCAGAAATTCATCCATTCAACATTACATTTGGATATTCCCGAAGATTACGTTGAACGCATGACGCCAACGCAGCGGGAAGGCAGCGTGCCATTGCTGCGGATGGAGTTTACCGGTCAATCCGTGGACGCGCCGTTGCTATCCGAAGTCGCCCGGCGTTTCAACATCAACAATAATATCATCAGCGCGCAGATGGATTATGCAGGCGGAGTAAAATTCGGCATTATGCTGGCGGAAATGCACGGCCAGGAAGCGGATACTCTGGCGGCAATAAAATTCCTGCAGGATCACCATGCAAATATCGAGGTATTAGGTTATGTCTGA